A stretch of the Tolypothrix sp. NIES-4075 genome encodes the following:
- a CDS encoding glycosyltransferase family 2 protein, which yields MKSDSLPLPYPISVVICTVDRSQSLRKVLNAVSQGRFDFQELIVVHGPSIDETNYVLQEYKHLINRVIDTPSKNVSIARNLGLNAASQEILVYLDDDVIPPKDWLDSHLNFYTLQKESCGCVAGPVRDKTKPGAPLQFSRGVNGLLSESKPILSEDAAKKYLSSSYWFSTVMGANASYRRDALSEIGGFDEFFEYFLEETDICLRLIQSGYKVYYTENAVDHYPAQSHNREDQKHLTCWYSIAKNTTYFALKHAFIKVPFSILVTRLTLLLIYRCLLRILRLKFTHNLSNAILWQYIKESIQGVRVGWTAGLALHKVNTSTGRQK from the coding sequence GTGAAAAGTGATTCCTTGCCGTTACCCTATCCTATATCTGTTGTGATTTGCACCGTAGATAGAAGCCAATCTCTACGAAAGGTTTTAAATGCTGTTTCACAAGGACGCTTTGATTTTCAAGAATTAATTGTAGTTCACGGACCGTCCATAGATGAAACAAACTATGTATTGCAGGAATATAAACATTTAATTAACAGAGTTATTGATACTCCCAGCAAAAATGTTAGTATCGCCAGAAACTTAGGATTAAATGCAGCATCTCAAGAAATACTCGTGTATCTTGATGATGACGTAATACCGCCTAAAGATTGGCTTGATTCACATCTAAATTTTTATACTTTACAAAAAGAAAGCTGTGGCTGTGTTGCCGGACCTGTAAGGGATAAAACTAAACCGGGCGCACCTTTACAATTTTCTAGAGGTGTTAATGGCTTATTGAGTGAATCTAAACCTATCCTGTCTGAGGATGCTGCTAAAAAATATCTGTCTAGCTCATATTGGTTTAGTACAGTTATGGGAGCGAATGCTTCCTATAGAAGAGATGCATTATCCGAAATTGGAGGATTTGATGAGTTTTTTGAATATTTTCTCGAAGAAACAGATATATGCTTGCGACTAATTCAGTCAGGATATAAGGTTTATTACACAGAAAACGCTGTTGATCATTACCCAGCACAAAGCCACAATCGCGAAGACCAAAAACATCTTACCTGCTGGTACTCCATTGCTAAAAATACAACCTACTTTGCTTTAAAACACGCCTTTATAAAAGTTCCATTTTCCATTCTGGTTACACGCCTAACTCTACTTCTAATTTACCGTTGTCTGTTAAGAATTCTCCGCCTCAAATTCACTCATAATCTTTCCAATGCGATTTTATGGCAATATATTAAAGAGTCTATTCAAGGTGTCCGTGTAGGCTGGACAGCTGGGCTTGCTTTGCATAAAGTAAATACTAGTACAGGTCGGCAAAAATAA
- a CDS encoding glycosyltransferase family 4 protein, with amino-acid sequence MSNILVNLSIVFSKPTGISNYATNLFPYLKVINPTLLTAQNYPKFNCYPVPDNLTPDQGTKGHLNRLLWTQFELPQIYKKLKSQLLFSPLPEAPLFSQCRFVVMVHDFIPLRFPKRFSPLLPYYRYYIPQVVAQAQHVICNSQATANDIIKFCKIPASKITPIPLAHDGNHFRPLFGKGGEGERGRGGDDRFYYLYIGRHDPYKNLHRLIAAFAALPNCKDYELWLAGSTDARYTPALRSQTEELNISDRVKFLNYVSYNQLPKIINNAIALVFPSMREGFGFPVLEAMACGTPVITSNLSSLPEVAGDAAILINPYNTSEITEAMQTIATDRELRDRLSAQSITRAKQFSWQKTGLATVEVLKQYL; translated from the coding sequence ATGAGCAATATATTAGTTAACTTATCGATTGTTTTTTCTAAACCGACAGGCATAAGTAACTATGCCACAAATCTTTTTCCCTATTTAAAAGTTATTAACCCAACTTTATTAACGGCACAAAATTATCCTAAATTTAATTGCTACCCTGTACCAGATAATCTTACTCCGGATCAAGGCACAAAAGGGCATTTAAACCGCTTACTTTGGACACAATTTGAATTGCCACAAATCTATAAAAAGCTAAAATCTCAACTCTTATTTTCTCCTCTACCGGAAGCACCTTTATTTTCTCAGTGTCGTTTTGTTGTGATGGTTCACGACTTTATCCCGTTGCGCTTTCCTAAACGCTTTTCACCTTTGTTGCCTTATTATCGCTACTATATTCCCCAAGTCGTCGCTCAAGCACAACACGTTATCTGCAATTCCCAGGCTACAGCAAACGACATTATTAAGTTTTGTAAAATCCCCGCGAGCAAAATTACACCTATTCCTCTAGCGCATGATGGTAATCATTTTCGCCCTCTGTTTGGGAAAGGGGGAGAGGGGGAGAGGGGGAGAGGGGGAGACGATCGCTTCTATTATCTTTATATTGGACGCCACGACCCTTACAAGAACCTGCATAGACTAATTGCTGCTTTTGCTGCACTTCCTAACTGCAAAGACTACGAACTCTGGTTAGCCGGCTCAACCGATGCACGTTACACTCCAGCTTTACGATCGCAAACCGAAGAACTGAACATAAGCGATCGCGTAAAATTCCTTAATTATGTATCTTACAATCAATTGCCGAAAATAATTAATAACGCGATCGCCCTCGTCTTTCCCAGTATGAGGGAAGGCTTTGGTTTCCCAGTCTTAGAAGCAATGGCTTGCGGTACTCCCGTCATCACCTCGAATCTCTCCTCATTACCAGAAGTCGCCGGTGATGCAGCGATTCTGATCAATCCCTACAACACCAGCGAAATTACAGAGGCAATGCAAACAATTGCTACTGATAGAGAATTGCGCGATCGCCTTTCTGCCCAAAGCATCACCAGGGCAAAACAATTCAGTTGGCAAAAAACCGGACTTGCTACCGTCGAAGTCCTCAAACAATATCTTTAA